From the genome of Oryza glaberrima chromosome 1, OglaRS2, whole genome shotgun sequence:
caccgcaCGCGCACCGACCACCCACCCAGCGGGGCGAGCGTGTCCGTCCGATCCGTGTCGAGATCTCGGACCGCCTCGGAGACCGGGCCCCACCCCCCTACCCACCCCACATTTCGAATTCAAACCAATCCCCTTCCCCGTCTcgcttccctctcctcctcctcctcccaatcGAAGCTTCCAGAAGCCCCAGGGCGTCGcgagggcgccgcggcggcggctcgtggCGAACGAGGGCGGGGGTTGAGAgcgcgggagaaggggaggcaTGGCGGCGGAGCCGCGGAGGGTGTCGTTCCGCGACGGCCGCCTCGCGTCgcggaaggcggaggaggcTGGTAAGATCTCTTCTCCCACGGGCCCGATACCGATCGAGGGGGTTCTTCGATCGGTGGATCGATCGCTCTCATGGCGTTCTCGTCGAGGGTTCCAtggtttgcttgcttgcttgcggGTTGCTCTGCTGCTTGGGGTTTTAGAGTTTAGGCGGGTTTGTGGGGGGCAAAAGCTCTTGGTCTTTTTTTGGTGGGGGCATTTCTGCTAACTTAGGTGGAGTGCTTGCGAGAATCTCGCGCTGGGGTTCCACTTCGTGATCGTTTTTGGGCGCTTCTATGCGGAGGCCCCGAATCAATCTTACGCGATATGATGCATAGCTTTTGCTTCTATTGGTTAAATCGCGATAGTCTTGCTATTATGAGAGCTAGTTCTTCTGCTTGGACCGTGGTTTCTGCAAGGAATGCGTTTAGAGAGCTAGTTCTCAGTGATTCTCCAAGCTGTCTCGTGCTGTTTCAATCCCAATGATCCGTAGATAAATTTCTATAAGCAATAGCCACATGGATCCCATCCTTGTCTCCAGAATAATATAGTACTGTAAATAATGTTAATAGAATGTAGCACGCAAAATTTCTTTGCTGTTCTAATGCTGGCTGGTTTAGTTTTCGTTAAATTCGTTGGCTGATTGTAGTTTCTTTGATTTCTGCAAGCATTGAGACGGCACCAGGCTGCAACCTGGCTTGAGAGCGTGATAGGGCCCTTCGGCCTCTCCCGGTGCCCATCGGAGCAAGAATTTGTTGCCGCTGTAAGGAATGGCATAGTCCTATGCAAGGCAATTAACAAAATACAACCAGGCGCTGTGCCAAAGGTCGTGGCTAATGCCTCCTGTGATAGCCAGCCATCGACGGCTTTCCAGTATTTTGAGAACATCCGGAACTTCTTGGTTGCTGTTCAAGAGCTGAAGCTTCCATGCTTTGAGGCCTCTGATTTGGAAAAGGTTGCTACTTAACTATGCTTAGCAATTTAATCCTGATGGTGGGATGTGTAATCACCCAGAAAATTGTGTTGCTTCTGCAGGACAATATTGATGCTGGGTCAGTAGGCAAGATTGTCGATTGTGTCATTTCCTTGAAGTCTTATCATGAGTGGAGGCAACGGGGAGGAAGTTATGGGCACCTCAAGCACTTGAAATCACCTCTTGCAACACGTTCTGCAAGTCATGTTCAGTCTGAATATGTTTGTTCCGGATCTTCTTCCACCCCAAAACGTCTAGATTTGGTAGAGACTGATACCGAGAGACAACCAAATCAAAATGTGGGTCCTAATTGTCAAGGTTTGTGATGCATTTCTCTTGGAACACATGATACAGTTTATGTATAACTTTTATTGCCTGCTTTTTTTTACATGTACATAATAACTTCTTTGCATTGATATCATCATCAACAATGTAACTAGCTATCTATTGTGCATTTTCAGAGGCAATGGAAAGACTTCAGAAGGTTATTTTGGACTGCATGATAAGTTGTAAAGAAAATTTGGACAATGATTCTCTGAAAAAGGTTATTAGTAAAAAATGATATGAGGATTCCAGTTACATGTATTGTACTGTTTAAATCATGATCCATGTTTTTGACATGTTTTGATCACTATTCCAGGATCCATATAAGTTGGTTGGAACTATTTTATCACGTCAACTGGAAAAGGAACAGGTACACTGTAATGCCATCTACTTTTTATGTTTAAAACACTACTTCATCCATGGTTTCGTTTTGCTTAGACTGTTTTTCAACATGTATAAGTTATCCTATTGGCAACATTTATCTCCACTGTTATGTGAGTCAAATAATTTGACCTATTGAAACATGGAATATTGGTATATGATGATAACATAGGATATTTGAGAAATACAAGTTATAGCTATCCACCCGCAAAAATGGTAATGCTACACAATGATTGCAACGATGAAGCTTGATGTCGTTTGTCACCTAAAGTATAGTATTATGTCATTCTCATTGCACCTTTGCAAATAGCATCTAGTTTGGACCAGAAATTCATGGGGGTGATTAATCATGGAACTCTTTTGAGGCATCTTCAGGCACTTTTTGGTATTAATTTGAGTACATTCTGcttcaaacagaaaaaaaataagcacATCTTTGCAGTGCTTTCAACCATCCTTGTGTCATATATGCAAGCTAAGCGATTGATCAAATGATTTTTAGCAATTTTCAGCTGTGGTCCTACCCTATTAGTTGAAGTGCTATTATTTGCAACAGAGCATTGGAAACTTTTTTTGTCAATCATAAGTCCATGTCTATTCAGATGGTTGTTGTACCAAATATTTTTCTATTCCCTAATCACCATCTCAATTAAATCTGTACCATCCTATTTGTTTCCATGCAtcttgtattcttcttcatcaagTGTACAGTTTCACATATATGTGATGTGTAACCCTGCCTTCCATAGATGATCAATTATATTGCATAATTTAATCATAACTTGTTTATATCTCTAATTATCACTGTGTTGTTCCTCTATACTACCACTAACAGATATCCCACTTTACTTTGTATTCTGTACATGCATGGATGCAATACACCCTTTAGAGATAATAACTAGGGTCACCTTGTTGTGCTGTTCAATATGTTGACCACTAAAATTTTTTGTTTAGTTTCACTGTGCTGAATGATAATATTTAGGAAGTGTAACATATGGTAAAAAGCTGAAGTTGGCATATCTGATCTGTCACATTTTATATTATCTGACTTTTGCACCAAGGTACTACCGGGTTTTTCTTGTTTATTCTGTTAAATTTGTGCATTTTGCGCAATAAACTATGACCATTTTGGTTGGACTAGTAGCTTATTCATCTATTTGTCAATGTTAATAGGTACTTTCTGAATTTGAGTAATATTTCAGTCAGCACTAACTATAGCAGAAATGATGCTTTTTAATGCAGTTCAAACCTCTTCTTCAACTCTTTTCTCCAGAAGGTGTTACAGTTAAAAATGAATCATGTCCACCTATTGAGGTACCGTTTTTGCAATTATTTATTGGGAATTTCAATCAACTTTGCATTTATTAGTAAAAGACTAAAAGTAGGAGCTGGTTTTGGTTATGTTAGCAGTTGTAAGCGAAGAACAAAATTCTGCATTTAAGTAGTGATGCATTCTCTTAGCTTGacatattgtatattttttatcttttggtCATTGTGTTAAAAAGTTATGAGCTATTTTGCATTTTATTCACAAGCTATATTAGGCTTACTAACACACTTCACAATTGAGATGCAGAATAAATTCTAGTACTTACTAAATCCAAGAACGGAATAAATTCATACTAAATTCTAAGAAATTCACTAGTAGACATAATACTCCTGGTCATGTAAAATTTTAGAACTCCGAATGTTAATACCTTTTAATTATTTAGATTGGATATGAAAATCATATGCACAGATTTTCCTTGACAAATACTTTCGTAGCAGAGGGTGTACTAATTTTCATGACACTTTGTCTGCTGAAATAAGTTCTTTTCTTCGATTCAAACCCTTGTCTCAAGATTTCCTGAATTTGTTCTAGAACTGACAGGGTCTAAAAAACTGGTTATGCCGTAATAGGGCCTATCATTCATAAGGCTTGTGGTAgggtaattattttttttaaggaaatcaGATTTAGACAATTTGCAAATATTATTATGATCTTTCTAAAATACTGATAGCATATGCCATATGTACACTTCTAGTTGTGTTGTCATTGTCGCATATGTGGTAgggtaattatttttttaaagaaaatcggATTTAGACAATTTGCAAACATGATTATGATCTTTCTAAAACACTGATAGCATATGCCATATGGACACTTCTAGTTGTGTTGTATTGATCAATAAATGTAAGAAAATATTTAAGGAAAATTTGGTAGCATTCTTATTTTAAAGTCTTGAAGCAATTTTAAGGCCTTGATGTAtaatataaaatcattttttccttCTGAGTTTGCATGTTCAGTCATTCCAAGTATTACTGAGCAGTCAGGTAGTCAACCTGTACATAATTATGATACATTATACCAATTGTGCCTTGTAGAGTTCAAATTCACAGGTTGAAAATAGACGGCGCCTCTTGCAAGCACAGGAATCTGAACTTTTGGTGAGATATCATGCTGCTATGTATATTATATTTAGATTTAACAGTTACCATCATCCACTCAAGGTTTCATTTCAATTcatgattatttatttttcttgtttatatCAATTATTACCAGTTACATTATGAATTTTATTCTGTGTTTCTGAAATCCACATTACCATACAAGGTCTGTTGTAGATTGATATTAATGGTTTATTTTCCTCTTGGTAATTTACTTGGTTTATATGTGTTCTGTTTTTGTATCCAATTGTAATAAAATGGCTTATTTTGCAGGAGCTGAAGTCTATGTTTCAAGAGGTTAAAATTGACTTTAGGACTTTGAAGACCCAGTTTCAAGATGATATCATTAAATTAGGTGCAATCTTTGAACCTAGTCATTTTTTGGTATCCGAGAAAATGACATCAAACATTAATGATGTGGAATAACAATGCAACTTAAACTTACAGGTGATAATGTACAAGGGCTTTCCAAAGCAGCTCTTGGTTATAACCAAGCtgtgaaagaaaacaaaagcttGTATAACTTGCTTCAAGAATTGCGAGGTATCACATGGTATAGTCCATTTTTGGCCATTAATGTTATTATTGGAATAATTTCTGGGAACTCCTTTTCAGGAAATATTCGAGTATTCTGCCGGATAAGACCACTTATTAACTCAGAGTCAATTTCTTCGATTGAACATGTTGGAAATGATGGCTCAATAATGGTCTGTGATCCACTTAAGCCGCAAACTACACGTAAGATATTCCAGTTCAACAAAATTTTTGGGCCAACAACTACTCAAGGTAACATGGGTGTAAACTGTACAAAGAGGTATCGGCCATTATCCGTTTGTTTTGTCttcatattgtttttcttttacagATGAGGTTTATAAGGAGACACAATCTTTGATTAGATCGGTAATGGATGGCTATAACGTATGCATATTTGCTTACGGGCAGACAGGTTCTGGAAAAACTCATACAATGGTATAAAATAAACCATATTTTGTACAGTTGCTCCTTATTTGCCTAACAACTTATTTGATCACATCTAATTGTTCTTTTATGGTGCATATGATGATTAGTGTGGTCCATCTGGTGGGTTGTCATCTCAAGATTTGGGAATCAGTTATATGGCTCTGAACGATCTCTTCAAGACATCAACTTCTAGGGAAGATGTAAAGTATGATATACATGTACAGATGGTTGAAATATACAATGAGCAAGTTCGTGACCTTTTAAATGAAGACACTTCAAGCACTAAATATCCTTTTATGCCTTTATGCTATTATTGCTAGTTTCTTTCTAGTACTATCAAATTTGCTATGGTGCACAAGGGAGTTTTACTTGTGTCGAAAATTTGTTGGTGTTAGTCCCTGACATTGATTTTACGTTAGATATAAGGACTTCAAGCAACGGTCTGTTGAACCTTCCAGATGCAAAAAAGTGCCCAGTGCAGTCTCCCTCTGACGTTATCAATTTGATGCTTCTGGGTGAAAAGCACCGGGCTTCCAGTCCAACAGCAATGAACCATAGAAGCAGTCGTTCCCATAGGTTTTTatcagcatatatatttttgctaGTTATCCTTTTGGTTTGCTGtctttctaatattttttttgcaattgacattttaatctttttttttctgcagtaTCTTGACTGTCCATGTTAATGGGAAGGACATGTCTGGTAATGTAACCCGTAGCAGTTTGCATTTGGTAGATCTTGCAGGAAGTGAAAGAGTTGATAGGTCGGAAGCCACAGGAGACAGGTTGAAGGAGGCTCAGCACATTAACAAGTCACTTTCCTGCCTGGGAGATGTTATCACGGCCTTGGCTCAGAAGAATTCTCACATTCCCTACAGAAATAGCAAACTCACCCAATTGCTGCAGAGTTCATTAGGTATATACTTCTCCCTTTAAACATGTTTGCACCAATTATTTTAGCTATGGATACCAATATGACTGATCAACATGTTGATCCGTCCCTCTTGATGGTATATGCCTTTATCTTGAATTATCTCACACTTTATTAGCATCATAATACAAGTTCCAGCAATAACACCGATCAACTGTTCGCCAACAATAGGGGGAAACGCGAAGACGCTAATGTTTGCCCACATAAGTCCGGAGGCAGATTCATATGTAGAAACTCTTAGCACATTGAAATTTGCTCAAAGGGCTTCTTGCGTTGAACTTGGAACTGCACATGCAAACAAAGAAAGCAATGAAATAAGGGAGCTTAAAGAGCAGGTACATTTTTTCTGTTACCACATAAATGTTTCTTTAAGCACATGAATGCTAGATTTGCTACAATGAATAATATAATGTGATCGTCCTATTAAGAAGTTGTAATGCAGTAAAATTATTGTTTTGATTGAAATGCTGGACTGAAGTTTGTTTTCTCCCAACAAAATGTTTACATTTATCTTTGTGGAacaaatgtatatatattttttactgtTCCACATACTTATatctgacctttttttttcattcgttcTACAAACAGAAgaaaatacatctaatctacaACCTATTTTCAGGTAGAAAATCTCAAGAGGGCACTTGCAGCCAAAGAGCTGGAAAAATCATCATTTAAACTAAAGGAAAATACAGTGGTGAGGGAGAGAGCAAAACAAGTACCGGAGCGCACCCCACCAAGGCCACGTAGGTTAAGCCTAGAGAATACTGGTATTGGCAAAGGTAGCATACCTGACAGAAAGGGACCAAAGTCCCCTCTTTCAGTGACAAAGTTGAACAGAGATCATGCTACAATTCATGACAGCATTGATGGCTTCAATCACCACATCATGCACCAAGGATCAGTAATGCAGGTACTCTTGCTCTTATATCTCAATAGCTTCATATTGTCTAATGTTGTAGCAACTGACCCGTTGCCTTTCTTCACCAATTGTAAATAGATGTCTGCAACATCCTCTGAAGATCCAGTTAGAGAGGAGACCGAGAAGATAATTACTACAGTGGACACAGTTCCCTTTTGTGGACTACACCCTGATGCTTATATTTCGTCCAAGCAATCAGGATTGGATACTCTCCTGAGAACACCTTGTAGATCAAGGAACTTGAACTTGGAAGTTGGTCAGACCGATGAACCTTCTTCTTCTGCCAAATTGGAGAAAATGACCTCGAGTAATGCAACGAAGAAAGGATCACATCTAAGAAAATCCATTCAAAGCAGCATAGGAAAATTGATCCATGGCTCTGAAAGAAGGTGGGTATAGCATGCTCTTCAGTATGTTCTTATCACAAACCAACATACAGTGTTTCGTATGTGTTGAATCTTTCTCTGCTGTTTGTAAATATGTTGCAGGAATGTTCAACATTTAGGACAAGCAACTCCTGCTAAAATTGCTAATAGCACAAACAATGATGGCCCATCTTCAATTACACCTGATTTAAGGTTAAGGAGAAGACAATCACTAACAGgtctcccaccaccaccatcgacCATGTCACGTAGATCATCTCTAGGAGGGAAGTCAGATATAGGTAAGTTTTTCTGAACCAAGAAAATTCTAATTTTCTCTGCTTCAAATCCTTAAAATCGTGATGACAAAGGCTGTCTTGTCATTTGATGGAAGGTGCTAAAAATAGCCCAATCAGTGCATGTGCTGCCAGCGAGTACAAGCCACTGCCATTCTCCTGGGTCAGATGGCCTGAACAATATCAATGTGAATTCTCTAATCTTTCTTGACCGATCCTTAGCTTCCCATGCCACTATTACCTGCTTGCTTTGCCGTTTCCCAAAAATATAGTAATGCTTGAATCTTGATAGACATACCGGAGTGCAACCCAAGGCCACATCATTAACATCCGTGATTCTTGCCATTACCCTTTGAGCCTATATGTGTCTTCCTGAAAATATTGTTAGCTCGTAATGGATGCTTTAGACTGTATTTTATTCATTCCGAACTGCATTCTTAAGAGGAAAATTCTGTCAAACAAAAGACCCATCTGATTTGTTTTACTTTAGATCCTTCTGCCCCCTGTTAAAACAAAGGAGGTTTTGTGTGATGAATGATGATCCTCAGTTCTTACTGAAGAACAATTTGTTTGGTTTGCAGGTAGCGATAAAAGAGGTGCCAAGACACCACCCCCGGTGAATTCAGCTGCAAAGGCGAAGAGATGGCTGTGAGTCTGAAGAGAAATACTAAGAAAGTTTCACTTCAAGCTGAGGGGGTACAAGCCTTTGCCAAGGCTGAAACATTCTTCCAAGTCACCGGTGAACTTTAGCTCCTGTTTATGCTGAAAAGTCTCATCTTCATAGGAAACCCCAtttttcagacttcagagtagGGCAACA
Proteins encoded in this window:
- the LOC127771512 gene encoding kinesin-like protein KIN-14A isoform X2, producing the protein MAAEPRRVSFRDGRLASRKAEEAALRRHQAATWLESVIGPFGLSRCPSEQEFVAAVRNGIVLCKAINKIQPGAVPKVVANASCDSQPSTAFQYFENIRNFLVAVQELKLPCFEASDLEKDNIDAGSVGKIVDCVISLKSYHEWRQRGGSYGHLKHLKSPLATRSASHVQSEYVCSGSSSTPKRLDLVETDTERQPNQNVGPNCQEAMERLQKVILDCMISCKENLDNDSLKKDPYKLVGTILSRQLEKEQFKPLLQLFSPEGVTVKNESCPPIESSNSQVENRRRLLQAQESELLELKSMFQEVKIDFRTLKTQFQDDIIKLGDNVQGLSKAALGYNQAVKENKSLYNLLQELRGNIRVFCRIRPLINSESISSIEHVGNDGSIMVCDPLKPQTTRKIFQFNKIFGPTTTQDEVYKETQSLIRSVMDGYNVCIFAYGQTGSGKTHTMCGPSGGLSSQDLGISYMALNDLFKTSTSREDVKYDIHVQMVEIYNEQVRDLLNEDTSSTKLDIRTSSNGLLNLPDAKKCPVQSPSDVINLMLLGEKHRASSPTAMNHRSSRSHSILTVHVNGKDMSGNVTRSSLHLVDLAGSERVDRSEATGDRLKEAQHINKSLSCLGDVITALAQKNSHIPYRNSKLTQLLQSSLGGNAKTLMFAHISPEADSYVETLSTLKFAQRASCVELGTAHANKESNEIRELKEQVENLKRALAAKELEKSSFKLKENTVVRERAKQVPERTPPRPRRLSLENTGIGKGSIPDRKGPKSPLSVTKLNRDHATIHDSIDGFNHHIMHQGSVMQMSATSSEDPVREETEKIITTVDTVPFCGLHPDAYISSKQSGLDTLLRTPCRSRNLNLEVGQTDEPSSSAKLEKMTSSNATKKGSHLRKSIQSSIGKLIHGSERRNVQHLGQATPAKIANSTNNDGPSSITPDLRLRRRQSLTGLPPPPSTMSRRSSLGGKSDIGSDKRGAKTPPPVNSAAKAKRWL
- the LOC127771512 gene encoding kinesin-like protein KIN-14A isoform X1, whose translation is MAAEPRRVSFRDGRLASRKAEEAALRRHQAATWLESVIGPFGLSRCPSEQEFVAAVRNGIVLCKAINKIQPGAVPKVVANASCDSQPSTAFQYFENIRNFLVAVQELKLPCFEASDLEKDNIDAGSVGKIVDCVISLKSYHEWRQRGGSYGHLKHLKSPLATRSASHVQSEYVCSGSSSTPKRLDLVETDTERQPNQNVGPNCQEAMERLQKVILDCMISCKENLDNDSLKKDPYKLVGTILSRQLEKEQFKPLLQLFSPEGVTVKNESCPPIESSNSQVENRRRLLQAQESELLELKSMFQEVKIDFRTLKTQFQDDIIKLGDNVQGLSKAALGYNQAVKENKSLYNLLQELRGNIRVFCRIRPLINSESISSIEHVGNDGSIMVCDPLKPQTTRKIFQFNKIFGPTTTQDEVYKETQSLIRSVMDGYNVCIFAYGQTGSGKTHTMCGPSGGLSSQDLGISYMALNDLFKTSTSREDVKYDIHVQMVEIYNEQVRDLLNEDTSSTKLDIRTSSNGLLNLPDAKKCPVQSPSDVINLMLLGEKHRASSPTAMNHRSSRSHSILTVHVNGKDMSGNVTRSSLHLVDLAGSERVDRSEATGDRLKEAQHINKSLSCLGDVITALAQKNSHIPYRNSKLTQLLQSSLGGNAKTLMFAHISPEADSYVETLSTLKFAQRASCVELGTAHANKESNEIRELKEQVENLKRALAAKELEKSSFKLKENTVVRERAKQVPERTPPRPRRLSLENTGIGKGSIPDRKGPKSPLSVTKLNRDHATIHDSIDGFNHHIMHQGSVMQMSATSSEDPVREETEKIITTVDTVPFCGLHPDAYISSKQSGLDTLLRTPCRSRNLNLEVGQTDEPSSSAKLEKMTSSNATKKGSHLRKSIQSSIGKLIHGSERRNVQHLGQATPAKIANSTNNDGPSSITPDLRLRRRQSLTGLPPPPSTMSRRSSLGGKSDIGAKNSPISACAASEYKPLPFSWVRWPEQYQCSDKRGAKTPPPVNSAAKAKRWL